A genomic segment from Desulfurobacterium pacificum encodes:
- a CDS encoding Crp/Fnr family transcriptional regulator has product MVKEELAKEFPLFSSFSEKEIEEIAKYLNYEVFPEGEVLFEEGDPGDWIFFIVKGKVGLFRSDPFGNDVKVAAIDAGTPLGELSFFSDHYHSSKAVALKETHALVLDKEGYEKLKQEDPALAVKLLEMITRVIAERLKEMNKKFVDTVCFIWGGPKG; this is encoded by the coding sequence GCTGTTTTCTTCGTTTTCTGAAAAAGAGATAGAGGAAATTGCGAAGTATCTTAATTATGAAGTATTTCCGGAAGGAGAAGTTCTCTTTGAAGAGGGAGACCCGGGGGACTGGATATTTTTTATAGTAAAAGGTAAAGTAGGGCTTTTCCGTTCTGACCCTTTTGGGAACGATGTAAAAGTGGCTGCAATTGATGCCGGGACTCCTTTAGGTGAGCTTTCTTTTTTCAGTGACCATTACCATTCTTCTAAAGCGGTTGCTTTGAAGGAAACTCATGCCTTAGTTCTTGATAAAGAAGGGTATGAGAAGTTAAAGCAGGAAGACCCTGCTCTTGCTGTTAAGTTACTTGAAATGATAACACGCGTTATAGCTGAAAGGTTGAAAGAGATGAACAAAAAATTTGTGGACACAGTGTGCTTTATATGGGGTGGACCTAAAGGTTAG